The following are encoded in a window of Osmia bicornis bicornis chromosome 15, iOsmBic2.1, whole genome shotgun sequence genomic DNA:
- the LOC114877280 gene encoding monocarboxylate transporter 10 isoform X2 codes for MASLENKVDERVAKASQQNGGGCRNEELPLEDVQDNNNETIEVEMVVPPDGGWGWVIVAASFMCNLFVDGIIFSFGVFLNDVSEAFSVSKARVALVGSLQSGFYLMAGPFVSALANRYGFRLVAILGSVISCGAFVLSYFSTSIEFLYISYGVLGGIGAGLIYVPAVITTGFYFERWRALATGIAVCGSGIGAFLLAPISDLLVKEFGWRGALLFQAGMLLNCAIFGAMFRPLKPTRIKVKPTPENVDLEVKNSLMAKGVSTASLHCVQPGRSGFFGTNNNTEYPTAAELLGSNPNIVNVSKSLHSLHRVHVELRTLERKLSNSEKRLSAPIYPDLDVNMDEKIAEENNLLGGDVERLNGKVPTIRRHTISGRRLRADSDCSQKSLKVGNKRNPFSKDPQRPFYRDDIFYGGSLNRLPHYRSQQSSVGYHMSVTRLPTATDVAEEESGSCYLCPESVRRILTTMLDLSLLKSPSFLILAISGGLTMMGFYTPFMYVADRAIRAGTEPSTAMFLVSVIGIGNTIGRVVCGVASSLPGVNALVVNNIFISTGGLLTLLSGLSLTQGFQFFYAASFGISISVFASLRSILVVDLLSLEKLTNAFGLLLLFQGVAAAIGAPLAGAFMDATGSYDASFYLSGSLIFLSAVICYPLKRINEWEKMKSSEKNSDDPSKS; via the exons ATGGCGTCGCTGGAGAACAAAGTGGATGAACGAGTCGCGAAAGCGTCGCAACAGAACGGAGGCGGATGCAGGAACGAGGAGCTGCCTCTCGAAGATGTCCAGGATAACAACAACGag ACCATCGAAGTGGAGATGGTGGTGCCACCGGATGGAGGATGGGGTTGGGTGATCGTCGCTGCATCCTTCATGTGCAATCTCTTTGTGGATGGTATCATCTTCAGCTTTGGTGTCTTCCTGAACGACGTGTCCGAGGCTTTCTCAGTTTCCAAAGCGAGGGTCGCTTTGGTTGGCTCGTTGCAATCTGGGTTCTATCTCATGGCTG GTCCTTTTGTGTCGGCTTTGGCCAACAGGTACGGCTTCAGGCTGGTCGCGATCCTAGGAAGTGTTATAAGTTGCGGCGCTTTCGTGCTCTCCTACTTTAGCACTTCCATCGAGTTCCTCTACATCTCTTATGGTGTACTTG GAGGTATCGGCGCAGGATTGATCTACGTGCCGGCTGTGATAACGACaggattttattttgaaagatGGAGAGCCCTGGCTACAGGGATCGCGGTTTGCGGCTCTGGGATCGGCGCCTTCTTGCTCGCACCCATTTCAGATCTGCTCGTCAAGGAATTCGGGTGGAGGGGCGCGTTGTTATTTCAAGCAG GAATGTTGCTGAATTGTGCCATATTCGGGGCGATGTTTCGTCCATTGAAACCGACCAGGATTAAAGTGAAACCTACCCCAGAGAACGTGGACTTAGAGGTGAAAAACAGTTTGATGGCAAAAGGTGTGTCTACCGCATCGTTGCACTGCGTGCAACCTGGCAGAAGTGGTTTCTTTGGTACGAATAACAACACGGAATATCCAACAGCAGCCGAGCTACTCGGCAGTAATCCCAACATAGTAAA TGTTTCCAAATCTCTACATTCACTTCACAGGGTTCATGTGGAGCTACGTACTTTGGAAAGGAAGTTAAGCAACTCGGAAAAACGATTATCCGCGCCGATCTATCCTGACCTGGATGTGAACATGGACGAAAAAATTGCAGAAGAGAATAATCTGCTGGGTGGTGATGTGGAAAGATTGAACGGCAAAGTACCCACG ATTCGCAGACACACGATTAGCGGTCGAAGACTTCGCGCGGACTCGGACTGTAGCCAAAAGTCGTTGAAGGTGGGCAACAAGCGGAATCCGTTCAGCAAGGATCCACAGAGACCATTTTATAGGGACGATATCTTTTACGGGGGTTCTTTGAACAGACTGCCTCATTACAGGTCCCAG caATCATCCGTGGGCTATCACATGTCGGTCACGCGTTTGCCAACCGCCACGGACGTAGCTGAAGAGGAAAGCGGAAGTTGTTATCTATGTCCAGAAAGCGTACGAAGGATCCTGACAACCATGCTGGATTTGAGTCTACTGAAAAGTCCTTCATTCTTGATCCTGGCAATCTCCGGAGGACTCACTATGATGGGCTTCTATACACCCTTTATGTACGTCGCAG ACCGAGCGATAAGAGCAGGAACCGAGCCATCCACAGCGATGTTCCTGGTGTCAGTGATCGGTATCGGCAATACCATTGGTCGTGTGGTGTGTGGAGTGGCTAGTAGTTTGCCAGGTGTCAATGCATTGGTCGTTAATAATATATTCATCAGTACTGGTGGATTATTAACCCTACTGTCTGGTCTGTCGCTCACTCAGGGCTTCCAGTTTTTCTATGCAGCCAGTTTTGGCATTAGCATTT CTGTCTTCGCCTCGCTGAGATCGATCCTCGTGGTAGACCTGCTGAGCCTGGAGAAATTGACCAACGCGTTCGGGTTGCTTCTCCTGTTCCAAGGTGTGGCAGCTGCCATAGGCGCGCCTCTTGCAG GCGCCTTCATGGACGCGACAGGAAGCTACGACGCCTCTTTCTATCTATCCGGTAGTCTGATCTTCTTATCGGCTGTGATCTGTTACCCTCTGAAGAGGATCAACGAATGGGAAAAAATGAAGAGCAGCGAGAAGAACAGCGACGATCCATCAAAGTCTTGA
- the LOC114877280 gene encoding monocarboxylate transporter 10 isoform X1: MALALCWFSFFGRSGRHQAATVKTTIMTHTQPWTTMASLENKVDERVAKASQQNGGGCRNEELPLEDVQDNNNETIEVEMVVPPDGGWGWVIVAASFMCNLFVDGIIFSFGVFLNDVSEAFSVSKARVALVGSLQSGFYLMAGPFVSALANRYGFRLVAILGSVISCGAFVLSYFSTSIEFLYISYGVLGGIGAGLIYVPAVITTGFYFERWRALATGIAVCGSGIGAFLLAPISDLLVKEFGWRGALLFQAGMLLNCAIFGAMFRPLKPTRIKVKPTPENVDLEVKNSLMAKGVSTASLHCVQPGRSGFFGTNNNTEYPTAAELLGSNPNIVNVSKSLHSLHRVHVELRTLERKLSNSEKRLSAPIYPDLDVNMDEKIAEENNLLGGDVERLNGKVPTIRRHTISGRRLRADSDCSQKSLKVGNKRNPFSKDPQRPFYRDDIFYGGSLNRLPHYRSQQSSVGYHMSVTRLPTATDVAEEESGSCYLCPESVRRILTTMLDLSLLKSPSFLILAISGGLTMMGFYTPFMYVADRAIRAGTEPSTAMFLVSVIGIGNTIGRVVCGVASSLPGVNALVVNNIFISTGGLLTLLSGLSLTQGFQFFYAASFGISISVFASLRSILVVDLLSLEKLTNAFGLLLLFQGVAAAIGAPLAGAFMDATGSYDASFYLSGSLIFLSAVICYPLKRINEWEKMKSSEKNSDDPSKS; encoded by the exons TCAACCGTGGACGACGATGGCGTCGCTGGAGAACAAAGTGGATGAACGAGTCGCGAAAGCGTCGCAACAGAACGGAGGCGGATGCAGGAACGAGGAGCTGCCTCTCGAAGATGTCCAGGATAACAACAACGag ACCATCGAAGTGGAGATGGTGGTGCCACCGGATGGAGGATGGGGTTGGGTGATCGTCGCTGCATCCTTCATGTGCAATCTCTTTGTGGATGGTATCATCTTCAGCTTTGGTGTCTTCCTGAACGACGTGTCCGAGGCTTTCTCAGTTTCCAAAGCGAGGGTCGCTTTGGTTGGCTCGTTGCAATCTGGGTTCTATCTCATGGCTG GTCCTTTTGTGTCGGCTTTGGCCAACAGGTACGGCTTCAGGCTGGTCGCGATCCTAGGAAGTGTTATAAGTTGCGGCGCTTTCGTGCTCTCCTACTTTAGCACTTCCATCGAGTTCCTCTACATCTCTTATGGTGTACTTG GAGGTATCGGCGCAGGATTGATCTACGTGCCGGCTGTGATAACGACaggattttattttgaaagatGGAGAGCCCTGGCTACAGGGATCGCGGTTTGCGGCTCTGGGATCGGCGCCTTCTTGCTCGCACCCATTTCAGATCTGCTCGTCAAGGAATTCGGGTGGAGGGGCGCGTTGTTATTTCAAGCAG GAATGTTGCTGAATTGTGCCATATTCGGGGCGATGTTTCGTCCATTGAAACCGACCAGGATTAAAGTGAAACCTACCCCAGAGAACGTGGACTTAGAGGTGAAAAACAGTTTGATGGCAAAAGGTGTGTCTACCGCATCGTTGCACTGCGTGCAACCTGGCAGAAGTGGTTTCTTTGGTACGAATAACAACACGGAATATCCAACAGCAGCCGAGCTACTCGGCAGTAATCCCAACATAGTAAA TGTTTCCAAATCTCTACATTCACTTCACAGGGTTCATGTGGAGCTACGTACTTTGGAAAGGAAGTTAAGCAACTCGGAAAAACGATTATCCGCGCCGATCTATCCTGACCTGGATGTGAACATGGACGAAAAAATTGCAGAAGAGAATAATCTGCTGGGTGGTGATGTGGAAAGATTGAACGGCAAAGTACCCACG ATTCGCAGACACACGATTAGCGGTCGAAGACTTCGCGCGGACTCGGACTGTAGCCAAAAGTCGTTGAAGGTGGGCAACAAGCGGAATCCGTTCAGCAAGGATCCACAGAGACCATTTTATAGGGACGATATCTTTTACGGGGGTTCTTTGAACAGACTGCCTCATTACAGGTCCCAG caATCATCCGTGGGCTATCACATGTCGGTCACGCGTTTGCCAACCGCCACGGACGTAGCTGAAGAGGAAAGCGGAAGTTGTTATCTATGTCCAGAAAGCGTACGAAGGATCCTGACAACCATGCTGGATTTGAGTCTACTGAAAAGTCCTTCATTCTTGATCCTGGCAATCTCCGGAGGACTCACTATGATGGGCTTCTATACACCCTTTATGTACGTCGCAG ACCGAGCGATAAGAGCAGGAACCGAGCCATCCACAGCGATGTTCCTGGTGTCAGTGATCGGTATCGGCAATACCATTGGTCGTGTGGTGTGTGGAGTGGCTAGTAGTTTGCCAGGTGTCAATGCATTGGTCGTTAATAATATATTCATCAGTACTGGTGGATTATTAACCCTACTGTCTGGTCTGTCGCTCACTCAGGGCTTCCAGTTTTTCTATGCAGCCAGTTTTGGCATTAGCATTT CTGTCTTCGCCTCGCTGAGATCGATCCTCGTGGTAGACCTGCTGAGCCTGGAGAAATTGACCAACGCGTTCGGGTTGCTTCTCCTGTTCCAAGGTGTGGCAGCTGCCATAGGCGCGCCTCTTGCAG GCGCCTTCATGGACGCGACAGGAAGCTACGACGCCTCTTTCTATCTATCCGGTAGTCTGATCTTCTTATCGGCTGTGATCTGTTACCCTCTGAAGAGGATCAACGAATGGGAAAAAATGAAGAGCAGCGAGAAGAACAGCGACGATCCATCAAAGTCTTGA